The following coding sequences lie in one Allorhizobium pseudoryzae genomic window:
- a CDS encoding branched-chain amino acid ABC transporter permease: MTASAFQKNLALTLLVLAALLLLQFVLPEYHVLMATRMMVLAVFAVGFNALLGYIGLLSLGHAMFFACGLYAAGLSVYHFGFSLPAAFGVSLIASAVLSLVIGAITLRTIRVSFMIVTLMFAQVGYLAVLYFAEWTNGQEGLSLPAAARQMALGPWTLNIADAVTRYNIALALLAASLGILLLYLKGTRGRVATAIRDNEGRTEMLGFNVFAAKLEMFVVSGTLSGAAGAAYGLLFGYIGATFASFQYSIEALLFTLLGGAGTLLGPLIGVVLMVAMIDKLSELTSAYFLVIGVVLIALILWFPKGILGTIRERWAPWLL, from the coding sequence ATGACCGCTTCCGCCTTCCAAAAGAACCTCGCCTTGACGCTTCTGGTGCTGGCCGCGCTGCTTCTGCTGCAATTCGTGCTGCCGGAATACCATGTGCTGATGGCGACGCGGATGATGGTGCTTGCCGTCTTCGCCGTCGGCTTCAACGCGCTGCTCGGCTATATCGGCCTGCTCAGCCTCGGACATGCGATGTTCTTTGCCTGCGGCCTCTATGCCGCAGGGCTTTCGGTCTATCATTTCGGCTTCAGCCTCCCGGCGGCTTTCGGGGTGTCGCTGATTGCTTCGGCAGTTCTCTCGCTCGTCATCGGCGCCATCACGCTGCGCACCATCCGCGTCTCCTTCATGATCGTGACGCTGATGTTCGCGCAGGTGGGTTACCTCGCGGTGCTCTATTTCGCCGAATGGACGAACGGCCAGGAAGGGCTATCGCTGCCCGCCGCGGCCCGCCAAATGGCACTTGGCCCCTGGACGCTCAACATTGCCGATGCGGTAACGCGCTACAACATCGCGCTCGCGCTTCTCGCGGCAAGCCTCGGGATCCTGCTCCTTTATCTCAAAGGAACGCGTGGTCGTGTGGCGACCGCCATCCGCGACAATGAAGGCCGCACCGAAATGCTGGGCTTCAACGTCTTTGCCGCAAAGCTCGAAATGTTCGTGGTGTCCGGCACGCTCTCTGGGGCCGCAGGCGCCGCCTACGGCCTGCTTTTCGGCTATATCGGCGCCACCTTCGCCTCCTTCCAGTATTCGATCGAGGCACTTCTCTTCACGCTGCTCGGCGGTGCCGGCACGCTGCTTGGACCCCTCATCGGCGTGGTGCTGATGGTGGCGATGATCGACAAGCTGAGCGAACTCACCTCCGCCTATTTCCTCGTGATCGGTGTCGTGCTGATCGCCCTCATCCTCTGGTTTCCCAAGGGCATTCTCGGAACCATTCGCGAAAGGTGGGCGCCATGGCTTCTCTGA
- a CDS encoding ABC transporter ATP-binding protein, with amino-acid sequence MASLTPLLSTQNVKRHFGGLKAVDGIDFTLYEGEIRAIIGPNGAGKTTFVSLLSGRTEVSDGKITFAGEDVTRLPAYKRVQRGIAYTFQITNIYPTKTVADNVRIAVESRASRMRDARFDRTAATREALSAVGLADREETLAGELAYGHQRLLEVAMGLALQPKLLILDEPTQGLSDPEIENFLALVRQIAKSATVLLIEHNMHVVMSLADRISVLTRGTLLAEGTPQEIRDNPDVQAAYLGA; translated from the coding sequence ATGGCTTCTCTGACCCCTCTCCTCTCGACGCAGAATGTCAAGCGTCACTTCGGCGGATTGAAAGCCGTGGATGGCATTGATTTCACGCTGTACGAAGGCGAGATACGAGCCATCATCGGCCCGAATGGTGCCGGCAAGACGACCTTCGTCAGCCTGCTCTCCGGACGCACAGAGGTATCGGACGGCAAGATCACCTTTGCCGGCGAAGATGTGACGCGTCTGCCTGCCTATAAACGCGTGCAGCGCGGCATCGCCTACACGTTCCAGATCACCAATATCTACCCGACCAAGACGGTGGCGGACAATGTGCGGATCGCGGTGGAAAGCCGCGCATCGCGCATGCGCGACGCGCGTTTCGACAGGACGGCTGCGACCCGCGAAGCGCTTTCGGCCGTCGGTCTCGCCGACCGGGAAGAGACGCTCGCCGGTGAACTCGCCTACGGGCACCAGCGCCTGCTGGAGGTTGCCATGGGGCTTGCGCTCCAGCCGAAGCTTTTGATCCTGGACGAACCGACGCAAGGCCTCTCCGACCCCGAAATCGAGAATTTTCTGGCACTGGTCCGGCAGATCGCCAAAAGCGCGACGGTTTTGCTGATCGAGCACAACATGCATGTGGTGATGTCACTGGCCGATCGCATCAGCGTGCTCACCCGCGGCACGCTTCTGGCGGAAGGAACGCCGCAGGAGATCCGCGACAATCCTGACGTCCAGGCAGCCTATCTGGGGGCGTGA
- a CDS encoding ABC transporter ATP-binding protein — protein MLKIEDFHSYYGQSQALRGFSISVSPGEVLCLLGRNGAGKTTALKSIMGIVPPKRGRISLNGVDLTALPPNRIPMHGIGYVPQGRRLFSELTVRENLEIGLMTRQTGPEAMERALSYFPALRERFHQRSGTLSGGEQSMLAMARALCIEPTILMLDEPTEGLMPSMIAAIRDVVVKLREEGVGILLVEQRIDAVLPVADRIAFMDHGEIKVEMGIEAVRADTSILKKYLGVGH, from the coding sequence ATGCTGAAGATCGAAGACTTTCACTCCTATTACGGCCAGAGCCAGGCGCTCCGCGGCTTCTCGATCAGCGTGTCGCCGGGCGAGGTGCTGTGCCTGCTTGGCCGCAACGGCGCGGGCAAGACGACCGCGCTCAAATCGATCATGGGCATCGTGCCGCCGAAGCGCGGCCGGATCTCGCTCAACGGCGTGGACCTGACCGCGCTGCCGCCGAACCGCATTCCGATGCACGGTATCGGCTACGTGCCACAGGGCCGCCGGCTTTTTTCCGAACTGACCGTGCGCGAGAATCTGGAAATCGGACTGATGACGCGCCAGACCGGGCCGGAGGCGATGGAGCGGGCACTATCCTATTTCCCGGCGCTCCGCGAGCGCTTTCACCAAAGGTCCGGAACACTCTCTGGCGGCGAGCAGAGCATGCTGGCGATGGCCCGCGCTCTCTGTATCGAACCGACCATCCTGATGCTCGACGAACCGACGGAAGGCCTGATGCCGAGCATGATTGCCGCGATCCGCGATGTGGTGGTGAAACTGCGTGAAGAGGGCGTCGGCATTCTCCTGGTAGAACAAAGGATCGATGCGGTCCTGCCCGTCGCGGATCGTATCGCCTTCATGGACCACGGCGAGATCAAGGTGGAAATGGGGATCGAGGCCGTGCGGGCGGATACCTCGATCCTGAAGAAATATCTGGGCGTCGGCCACTGA
- a CDS encoding MarR family winged helix-turn-helix transcriptional regulator, whose product MSNETELPYVVTEQVGHLLRRAYQRHLAIFQRHAEEHNLTSVQFVTLCALRDIGPCSQKDLVEATAVDQATIRGIIDRLQTRELITVSRDETDGRKVVMALTQAGTELVAAMVPRGHMITEKTLLPLNPAERIALLFLLRKISIEAGDLDDRAEP is encoded by the coding sequence ATGTCGAACGAGACCGAGCTGCCTTATGTCGTGACCGAGCAGGTCGGCCATCTGCTGCGCCGGGCCTACCAGCGGCATCTCGCGATTTTCCAGCGGCATGCGGAGGAGCATAACCTCACCTCCGTGCAGTTCGTCACGCTCTGCGCGCTGCGGGACATTGGCCCATGCTCGCAGAAGGACCTGGTGGAAGCGACGGCTGTCGACCAGGCGACCATCCGTGGTATCATCGACCGCCTGCAGACACGCGAACTGATCACCGTGTCGCGGGACGAGACGGATGGGCGCAAGGTCGTGATGGCGCTGACGCAAGCTGGGACGGAACTGGTGGCTGCCATGGTGCCGAGAGGGCACATGATCACGGAAAAGACGCTGCTGCCGCTCAATCCGGCGGAACGCATCGCGCTGCTGTTCCTGTTGCGCAAGATTTCGATCGAGGCGGGCGATCTGGACGATCGGGCAGAGCCATGA
- a CDS encoding ferredoxin--NADP reductase, whose protein sequence is MDAAATPAFTKPPAYTIPDNVFAETVVSVRHYTDRLFSFRITRPASFRFRSGEFVMIGLPNAEKPVFRAYSIASPAWDEEVEFFSIKVENGPLTQHLQKIKPGDTVLMRKKPTGTLVLDALLPGKRLYLLSTGTGVAPFASLIRDPETYEKFEEVILVQTCREVAELTYITEMVEALKADPLVGEMVEGRLRLYTTTTRESFERMGRVTDLMRSGTLFADLGLPPMKPETDRGMICGSMAMLNETKQVLESFGLHEGANNAPGEFVVERAFVG, encoded by the coding sequence ATGGATGCCGCCGCAACTCCTGCCTTCACAAAGCCCCCCGCTTACACGATTCCGGACAATGTTTTCGCGGAAACGGTGGTGAGCGTGCGGCACTATACGGACCGCCTGTTCTCTTTCCGCATCACCCGCCCGGCTAGCTTCCGCTTCCGCTCCGGCGAGTTTGTCATGATCGGCCTCCCCAACGCCGAAAAGCCGGTGTTTCGCGCCTATTCGATCGCCAGCCCCGCCTGGGATGAAGAGGTGGAATTCTTCTCGATCAAGGTGGAGAACGGGCCACTGACCCAGCACCTGCAGAAGATCAAGCCGGGCGATACGGTGCTGATGCGCAAGAAGCCGACCGGAACGCTGGTGCTCGATGCGCTGCTGCCCGGCAAGCGGCTCTATCTTCTGTCGACCGGCACGGGTGTCGCACCCTTCGCCAGCCTCATCCGCGATCCTGAAACCTATGAGAAGTTCGAGGAGGTCATCCTCGTCCAGACCTGCCGGGAGGTGGCGGAACTGACCTATATTACCGAGATGGTCGAGGCCCTGAAGGCGGACCCGCTGGTCGGCGAGATGGTGGAGGGCCGGCTTCGCCTCTATACCACGACGACCCGCGAGAGTTTTGAGCGCATGGGCCGGGTGACGGACCTGATGCGCAGCGGCACGCTCTTTGCCGATCTCGGCCTTCCGCCGATGAAGCCTGAAACGGATCGCGGCATGATCTGCGGATCGATGGCCATGCTGAACGAGACGAAGCAGGTGCTGGAGAGCTTCGGCCTGCACGAGGGCGCCAACAACGCGCCCGGCGAGTTCGTCGTCGAGCGCGCCTTCGTCGGCTGA
- a CDS encoding methylenetetrahydrofolate reductase gives MHATQPGAIDATHQNPAFAVSLLQTWSIEVLPRTAAKIADFTALLPAGTRVYIAHVDGTPLNDMVATAARLARDGFPVVPHIPARSLDDVAQLADLLARYRGEADVRQALLLAGGRVSPRGSLSSSLDLIETGLFDRMGFTHLHIAGHPEGNRDIDRDGSSRAADAALLTKQAYADRTDAALAITTQFAFDPQSIIAWSERIAALGVTLPIHVGIAGPAKLQTLLKYAVTCGIGPSLKILQRRALDLTKLMVPYEPSDLLEALQAHKSAHPDSLMAQVHLFPLGGIEQAVRWAKEKAPR, from the coding sequence ATGCACGCAACACAGCCGGGCGCTATAGACGCAACGCACCAGAACCCAGCCTTTGCGGTGTCCTTGCTGCAGACATGGTCGATCGAGGTGCTGCCGCGCACCGCGGCCAAGATTGCGGATTTCACGGCTCTGCTTCCGGCAGGCACGCGTGTCTACATCGCGCACGTCGATGGCACGCCGCTCAATGACATGGTGGCGACCGCCGCACGGCTGGCGCGCGACGGCTTTCCGGTCGTGCCGCATATTCCGGCCCGATCGCTGGACGATGTGGCCCAGCTTGCGGATCTGCTGGCGCGTTATCGTGGGGAAGCGGATGTGCGGCAGGCGCTTCTGCTTGCGGGTGGCAGGGTATCGCCGCGGGGAAGCCTGTCAAGCTCGCTGGACCTGATCGAAACCGGCCTGTTCGACCGGATGGGCTTTACGCATCTCCACATCGCCGGGCACCCGGAAGGCAACCGCGACATCGATCGTGACGGATCGAGCCGCGCTGCCGATGCCGCGCTTCTGACGAAGCAGGCCTATGCGGACCGGACGGATGCCGCACTTGCCATCACTACCCAGTTTGCCTTCGATCCGCAGAGCATCATTGCCTGGTCTGAGCGGATCGCCGCGCTCGGCGTCACCTTGCCCATCCATGTCGGCATCGCCGGACCGGCAAAGCTGCAGACGCTTCTCAAATACGCCGTGACCTGCGGCATCGGGCCTTCCCTGAAGATCTTGCAGAGACGGGCCCTCGACCTCACCAAACTGATGGTGCCCTACGAACCCTCTGACCTCTTAGAGGCCCTTCAGGCGCACAAGAGCGCGCATCCGGACAGCCTGATGGCGCAGGTCCACCTGTTCCCGCTCGGCGGTATCGAACAGGCCGTACGCTGGGCGAAGGAGAAGGCGCCGCGCTGA
- a CDS encoding OpgC family protein: MTKAAPAKRERDPRLDFFRGVGMFIILLAHIPYDRWALWIPARFGFSDATEMFVFQSGMASAIAFGGTFDRNGTLALSARVAQRIWQIYWAHIALFITVVALMTVAGTRPDGVTYLDSLNLIPFIEDPGRLLGALLTLQYVPNYFDILPMYVVVLALLPVMLIAERLHRALPIVLMLALWLPAQFGLLNLPAEPWSDRTWFFDPFGWQLLFFTGFFLMRGTFPAPGVNRPLMTLAVLIVLASVPFAWVRFHEMHPFFHQAAQDIAFLTDKTTFGLLRFIHFLALSYIVVHLVGEGGARLKGPVVRVMRVVGQQSLAVFITSMVLAQVIGIGLDRAGRGLLVEALGNLSGFAVLIGIAYGVRWFKQMPWKA; encoded by the coding sequence ATGACGAAGGCAGCGCCGGCAAAGCGGGAGAGGGATCCTCGCCTCGATTTCTTTCGCGGCGTCGGCATGTTCATCATCCTGCTCGCCCATATTCCTTACGATCGCTGGGCCTTGTGGATACCGGCGCGTTTCGGCTTTTCCGACGCGACCGAGATGTTCGTCTTCCAGTCGGGCATGGCGTCCGCGATCGCCTTTGGCGGCACTTTTGACCGCAACGGTACGCTGGCGCTGTCGGCACGGGTGGCCCAGCGGATCTGGCAGATCTACTGGGCGCATATCGCGCTCTTCATCACGGTCGTCGCCCTGATGACGGTCGCCGGCACGCGGCCGGATGGCGTGACCTATCTCGACAGCCTCAACCTCATTCCCTTCATCGAGGATCCCGGTCGTCTGCTGGGTGCGCTGCTGACCCTGCAATACGTGCCGAACTATTTTGACATCCTGCCGATGTATGTGGTGGTGCTGGCGCTCCTGCCGGTCATGCTGATCGCCGAGCGTCTGCACCGCGCCCTGCCGATCGTGTTGATGCTGGCACTATGGCTTCCGGCACAGTTCGGGCTCCTGAACCTGCCCGCAGAACCCTGGTCGGATCGAACCTGGTTCTTCGATCCCTTTGGCTGGCAATTGCTGTTCTTCACCGGTTTCTTTCTGATGCGCGGCACGTTTCCAGCCCCCGGCGTCAACCGCCCGTTGATGACGCTGGCCGTCCTGATCGTGCTCGCCTCCGTCCCGTTCGCCTGGGTGCGATTCCACGAAATGCACCCGTTCTTCCATCAGGCAGCGCAGGACATCGCTTTCCTCACCGACAAGACGACGTTCGGTCTTCTCCGTTTCATCCATTTTCTGGCGCTCAGCTATATCGTCGTCCATCTTGTAGGCGAGGGCGGGGCACGGCTGAAGGGACCGGTGGTGCGCGTCATGCGGGTCGTCGGACAGCAATCGCTTGCGGTGTTCATTACCAGTATGGTGCTGGCCCAGGTGATCGGGATCGGGCTTGATCGTGCCGGCCGCGGCCTGCTGGTCGAAGCGCTTGGCAACCTCTCGGGCTTCGCGGTGCTGATCGGCATCGCCTATGGGGTGCGCTGGTTCAAGCAGATGCCGTGGAAGGCCTAG
- a CDS encoding thiamine pyrophosphate-binding protein, whose product MMGKMPVPPVRVADRVAETLFAHGVRHAFGMPGGEVVTLIDGLQRAGIGFCLSRHETAAAIMAAGASVLLDQPQVLVTTVGPGLANAVNGIADAAQERMPLIVLSGIVDRETRARYTHQVIDHAALLRPLVKASFKIEPESAAATVTRAIRLALTEPKGPVHLDLSPSVAAAPALDAKSMVPATVLLPEVSERDPLIAHLIERIEQAERPLVIAGFEAARSGCPTDLLLLAETIGAPVITTYKGKGLVPEDHPLALGGAGLSPKADRLLLPLIRQADLVLAFGYDPIEMRIGWMDIVDDPSTWIDVTALPADHAMHHAGLRIPVAPSAILRTLTSHLPRKNSWPEQEFHAVRQQLRQMFSGGDRWGPRAIVDVLQDAVEPDAVVTVDSGAHRILLSQQWICRKPLTLLQSAGFCTMAAALPLAIGAKLARPETPVFAVMGDGGLEMGIGELATLRDLGLPVTIVLFQDESLALIALKQASAGLPPLGVSLGQTDFAAVARGFGGFGVNVETTDDLRHELAAARERQTFSLICCRFDASAYNGAF is encoded by the coding sequence ATGATGGGCAAGATGCCGGTTCCCCCGGTCCGCGTGGCGGATCGGGTTGCGGAAACGCTGTTCGCCCACGGCGTGCGGCATGCATTCGGCATGCCGGGTGGCGAGGTGGTGACTTTGATCGACGGGTTGCAGCGGGCCGGGATCGGTTTTTGCCTGTCCCGCCATGAAACGGCGGCGGCCATCATGGCCGCCGGTGCCTCCGTTCTCCTGGATCAGCCACAGGTGCTGGTCACGACGGTCGGTCCCGGACTTGCCAATGCCGTCAACGGCATTGCCGATGCCGCTCAGGAGCGTATGCCGCTGATCGTGTTGTCCGGCATCGTCGATCGGGAGACACGCGCACGCTACACGCACCAGGTGATCGATCATGCCGCCCTGCTGCGGCCGCTGGTCAAGGCCTCCTTCAAGATCGAGCCGGAAAGCGCCGCCGCAACGGTGACGCGCGCCATCCGACTGGCCCTGACGGAGCCCAAGGGACCGGTGCATCTCGACCTTTCGCCATCGGTCGCCGCCGCCCCTGCGCTCGACGCCAAAAGCATGGTTCCGGCAACGGTTCTGCTGCCGGAGGTGAGCGAGCGTGACCCGCTGATCGCACATCTGATCGAACGGATTGAACAGGCCGAGCGACCTCTCGTCATCGCCGGCTTTGAAGCCGCACGCAGCGGCTGTCCGACAGACCTGTTGTTGCTGGCGGAGACGATAGGCGCACCGGTGATCACCACCTACAAGGGCAAGGGTCTGGTGCCGGAGGACCATCCTCTGGCCTTGGGAGGCGCCGGTCTGTCGCCGAAAGCGGATCGCCTGCTCCTGCCGCTGATCCGCCAGGCGGATCTGGTTCTTGCCTTTGGTTATGACCCCATCGAAATGCGGATCGGCTGGATGGATATCGTGGATGATCCATCGACCTGGATCGACGTCACCGCGCTCCCTGCCGACCACGCCATGCATCATGCCGGTCTTCGTATTCCCGTTGCACCGTCCGCAATCTTGAGGACGCTGACCTCCCATCTGCCGCGTAAGAACTCCTGGCCTGAGCAGGAATTCCACGCGGTGCGACAACAACTGAGGCAGATGTTTTCCGGCGGCGACCGATGGGGGCCACGGGCCATCGTGGACGTTCTCCAAGATGCGGTGGAGCCGGACGCTGTCGTTACCGTCGACAGCGGCGCGCACCGCATTTTGCTCTCGCAGCAATGGATTTGCCGGAAACCGCTCACACTTCTGCAATCGGCTGGGTTCTGCACCATGGCGGCGGCTTTGCCGCTGGCGATCGGGGCGAAGCTTGCCCGGCCCGAGACGCCGGTGTTCGCCGTGATGGGCGATGGCGGACTGGAAATGGGCATCGGAGAGCTGGCAACGCTGCGCGATCTCGGCCTGCCGGTTACCATCGTCCTTTTCCAGGATGAAAGCCTGGCGCTGATCGCGCTGAAACAGGCCTCCGCCGGATTGCCGCCTCTCGGCGTTTCTCTGGGACAAACCGATTTCGCCGCTGTCGCCCGTGGTTTCGGCGGCTTTGGCGTCAATGTGGAGACCACCGATGACCTCCGTCACGAACTTGCGGCCGCGCGAGAGCGCCAGACCTTCAGCCTCATCTGCTGCCGCTTCGACGCCTCGGCCTATAACGGCGCCTTCTAG
- a CDS encoding tetratricopeptide repeat protein: MIRDAFDLLTSSDSAEAGRAFEEAVHGLATHRPSTGVALQATLRADPDHVAGHALKGFANLILARSELTVPAQDALSQARRALGAKAGGSLDERVLVDALADAVDGSFLRAADRLDAGFAERPQVFLPFKISHALRFMAGDRAGMLAQSKRAAAVVSQDVPAAGFIYGCYAFCLEEAGDYDRAMRMGRAAVRLQPQDSWGLHAVSHVFEMRGEAGEGIDWLEGSRSAWSRCNNFSFHMAWHLALLHLERGDHDRVLALYDDEVRPQPTDDFRDMANAVSLLWRLNRMGVHVGTRWEELAALARTRQNDTTLIFAALHNLAALVAVGDWGAVHTLVSHIETKAMGTGDQAKVAAEVGVPLARMLAGFDAPADRQMLDRMMLNLPKIGGSNAQRDFFVLALASALGRSGDTAGVSRVRHVRGHLKADDRLFRRIQHSAGMGLLA, encoded by the coding sequence ATGATCCGCGACGCATTCGACCTTTTGACCAGCAGCGACAGCGCCGAAGCCGGCCGGGCTTTTGAAGAGGCCGTTCATGGGCTGGCCACCCATCGACCCAGCACGGGCGTGGCGCTGCAGGCCACCTTGCGGGCGGATCCCGATCATGTGGCGGGGCATGCGCTCAAGGGGTTCGCAAACCTCATCCTGGCGCGCTCCGAATTGACTGTGCCGGCTCAGGATGCTCTTTCGCAGGCGCGTCGCGCCCTTGGCGCAAAGGCTGGCGGCAGCCTGGACGAGAGGGTCCTGGTCGATGCGCTGGCCGATGCCGTCGATGGATCGTTCCTGAGGGCTGCCGATCGCCTCGATGCCGGTTTTGCCGAGCGGCCGCAGGTCTTCCTGCCGTTCAAGATTTCACACGCCCTGCGTTTTATGGCCGGTGACCGGGCCGGCATGCTGGCACAGTCGAAACGGGCCGCGGCGGTCGTCTCGCAGGATGTGCCTGCCGCCGGTTTCATCTACGGATGTTACGCCTTCTGCCTCGAGGAAGCCGGAGACTATGATCGGGCGATGCGCATGGGTCGTGCGGCCGTGCGGTTGCAGCCGCAGGATTCCTGGGGGCTGCATGCGGTCTCGCATGTCTTCGAAATGCGCGGCGAAGCGGGCGAGGGCATCGATTGGCTGGAGGGTAGCCGGTCGGCCTGGTCCCGCTGCAACAACTTCTCCTTCCACATGGCTTGGCACCTGGCGCTGCTGCACCTGGAGCGCGGCGATCATGATCGTGTGCTGGCGCTCTATGACGATGAGGTGCGCCCGCAGCCGACCGATGATTTCCGCGACATGGCAAACGCCGTTTCCCTGTTGTGGCGGCTGAACAGGATGGGCGTGCATGTCGGCACTCGCTGGGAGGAGTTGGCGGCGCTCGCCCGCACCCGGCAGAACGATACGACATTGATTTTCGCTGCCCTCCACAATCTGGCGGCTCTTGTCGCCGTGGGTGACTGGGGTGCCGTCCACACACTTGTCTCGCACATAGAGACGAAGGCGATGGGCACGGGCGATCAGGCAAAGGTCGCGGCCGAAGTGGGGGTTCCGCTGGCCCGCATGCTGGCGGGATTCGACGCGCCCGCTGATCGGCAGATGCTTGATCGGATGATGCTGAACCTGCCGAAGATCGGTGGCAGCAATGCCCAGCGGGATTTTTTCGTGCTGGCGCTCGCCAGCGCGCTCGGACGCAGCGGCGATACCGCGGGCGTCTCGCGGGTCCGCCATGTGCGCGGCCATCTGAAGGCGGACGATCGCCTGTTTCGCAGAATCCAGCATTCGGCAGGCATGGGCCTGCTGGCTTGA
- a CDS encoding histidine phosphatase family protein, which yields MGRDIRIGRRRFVILAGSGLVSLAIPRPSDAAEQSWQAMRSGKAIVLMRHAQAPGTGDPEGFRLGDCRTQRNLSEAGRSDARAVGALFRQSGISAARVYSSQWCRCLDTARLLGLGPVTEQPLLNSFFDSRGDGDRQTRGLQNWISEQTGSAPIVLVTHQVNITSLTGIFPASGELIVITKPNGGPITVLDRISLTSAG from the coding sequence ATGGGCCGTGACATCCGCATTGGCAGACGCCGTTTTGTGATCCTGGCGGGTTCGGGACTTGTCTCCCTTGCCATCCCCCGTCCCTCCGATGCAGCTGAGCAGTCCTGGCAGGCCATGCGCTCCGGCAAGGCCATTGTCCTGATGCGGCATGCCCAGGCGCCGGGCACGGGCGATCCGGAAGGTTTCAGGCTTGGCGACTGCCGCACGCAGCGGAACCTCTCGGAGGCTGGCCGCTCGGATGCCCGTGCAGTTGGTGCCCTGTTTCGCCAGAGCGGCATCTCCGCCGCCCGCGTGTATTCCAGCCAATGGTGCCGTTGCCTGGATACTGCGCGACTGCTGGGACTGGGACCGGTGACCGAGCAGCCGCTGCTCAATTCGTTCTTCGACAGTCGAGGGGATGGAGATCGCCAGACGCGGGGTCTCCAAAACTGGATTTCGGAGCAGACCGGTTCAGCCCCAATAGTCCTGGTCACGCATCAGGTGAACATCACGTCATTGACCGGCATCTTCCCCGCGAGCGGTGAGCTCATTGTGATCACCAAGCCAAACGGCGGGCCGATCACGGTTCTGGACCGGATATCTCTCACCAGCGCCGGTTAA
- a CDS encoding TetR/AcrR family transcriptional regulator: MTAESTAGRRRGRPKKGKELQTDQIFEAAVACFAEFGFDKCSLRAIADRAGVDVALISYHYGSKLGLWTAVVDAVADDAMRQLKSCREASMDFPPQVKIHRLCIDLVSIINRRPLFSQLFISEIMTSSDTERRKIIEDKIARPVHDVLLRYILEIREGSEERKSDASLEIVAATSLISSIISSRDFLKRIIQVAEDDDRLIDELALIAQRILI; this comes from the coding sequence ATGACAGCTGAAAGCACGGCGGGCCGCAGGCGCGGACGTCCCAAAAAGGGAAAAGAACTCCAGACGGATCAGATATTTGAGGCCGCCGTCGCCTGTTTTGCCGAGTTCGGCTTCGACAAGTGTTCCTTAAGGGCGATTGCAGATCGCGCCGGCGTCGACGTCGCCCTGATCTCCTATCACTACGGATCGAAGCTCGGCCTGTGGACTGCCGTGGTTGATGCCGTCGCCGATGACGCGATGCGTCAGTTGAAGAGTTGTCGTGAAGCCTCAATGGATTTCCCACCACAGGTGAAAATTCACCGTCTTTGCATTGACCTCGTCAGTATCATCAATCGCAGGCCTTTGTTCTCTCAGCTCTTCATCAGCGAAATCATGACGAGTTCCGACACCGAGCGAAGGAAGATCATCGAGGATAAAATCGCGCGACCCGTTCACGATGTCTTGCTGAGATACATCCTGGAAATTCGTGAAGGTTCCGAAGAAAGAAAATCAGATGCGAGTTTAGAAATAGTTGCGGCAACCTCCTTGATCAGTTCGATCATATCGTCGCGTGATTTTCTGAAACGGATCATCCAGGTTGCCGAAGACGACGACCGGTTGATTGACGAGTTGGCTTTGATTGCGCAGCGGATCCTGATCTAG